The Daucus carota subsp. sativus chromosome 7, DH1 v3.0, whole genome shotgun sequence genome window below encodes:
- the LOC108195359 gene encoding ananain: protein MSFVPTTKQSTTDFYSQISWRDFSPVFDQNHLPICWAVVAADTVVGLANAQGLSVEDHPNVPPLSVQQILDNMPFYNANYLRHRREEAGYLGHVPGAYAYIKDFGLHTATAYPYQRMTGYQATAEGHTHMLTNGFRNKYAARALERVSIESFSSYAANDYETNVFVGSVVKQLKKQPLGAGIYVSSHFDRFKGNGIFEDIADVPDTSKYGHAVVLTGFGHESGGRERMFWEIKNSYGLEFGDGGYAKIPVEAIKYVWHPNEANIKKK from the exons ATGTCTTTCGTACCCACAACCAAACAATCTACCACAGACTTTTATTCTCAAATTTCATGGAGAGATTTCTCTCCTGTATTTGATCAAAACCATCTTCCAATTTGTTGGGCTGTGGTGGCTGCTGATACCGTTGTAGGGCTGGCTAATGCCCAGGGATTAAGCGTTGAAGACCATCCGAATGTCCCTCCTCTGTCAGTCCAACAAATATTGGATAACATGCCATTTTATAATGCTAACTATCTTCGGCATAGAAGAGAGGAAGCCGGATATCTCGGTCACGTGCCCGGTGCGTATGCATACATCAAAGATTTTGGTTTGCATACCGCTACGGCATATCCTTACCAACGCATGACCGGGTATCAAGCAACAGCTGAGGGCCATACCCATATGCTTACTAATGGGTTTCGAAACAAATACGCAGCTCGTGCGTTGGAGAGAGTTTCCATTGAGTCGTTTTCAAGCTATGCTGCCAATGATTACGAAACAAATGTTTTCGTGGGTTCGGTAGTAAAACAACTGAAGAAGCAACCACTAGGCGCTGGAATCTATGTATCCTCCCATTTTGATAGATTCAAAGGAAAT GGCATTTTTGAAGATATAGCTGATGTACCTGATACATCAAAATATGGTCATGCTGTTGTGCTCACCGGATTTGGCCATGAAAGCGGAGGGCGGGAAAGAATGTTTTGGGAAATTAAAAATTCGTACGGACTCGAGTTTGGTGATGGTGGATATGCGAAAATACCCGTAGAGGCTATCAAATATGTTTGGCACCCTAATGAAGCAAATATAAAGAAGAAATAG